In Gemmatimonadota bacterium, one genomic interval encodes:
- a CDS encoding PIN domain-containing protein — MIFDTDVVIWVFRGHEGAAKLVESIDDRQISIVTYMEFIQGARNRQELKTIKDFLTDHAFQTLPLTENIGHRASVYMEEYTLKTALYLADATIAATAIENHVTLCTANRKHYRQINELNLKIFRP, encoded by the coding sequence ATGATTTTTGATACCGATGTTGTGATATGGGTTTTCAGAGGTCATGAAGGGGCTGCAAAACTCGTTGAAAGTATCGATGATCGTCAGATATCAATTGTTACGTATATGGAATTTATCCAGGGTGCGAGAAATCGGCAGGAATTAAAAACGATCAAGGATTTTCTCACTGATCACGCCTTTCAGACCTTACCCCTCACTGAAAATATCGGACACAGAGCGTCTGTATATATGGAAGAATATACCCTTAAGACAGCACTGTATCTGGCCGATGCCACAATTGCAGCAACAGCTATTGAAAATCATGTAACACTTTGCACAGCGAATAGGAAACACTACCGCCAGATCAACGAACTCAATCTAAAAATCTTTCGGCCTTGA
- a CDS encoding type II toxin-antitoxin system Phd/YefM family antitoxin produces MKASILDLRRRMKDVLLALDRNESVTIFYRGKEKAILSPSQQRTNKSIKDHEAFGMWRDRKDMADVDAYVRNLRKGRLNDF; encoded by the coding sequence ATGAAAGCATCTATTCTCGACCTGAGACGACGCATGAAAGATGTCTTACTCGCACTTGACCGCAACGAATCGGTCACCATTTTTTATCGCGGCAAGGAAAAAGCCATCCTCTCTCCCAGCCAACAGCGAACAAACAAATCTATAAAAGACCATGAAGCTTTTGGGATGTGGCGAGACAGGAAAGACATGGCAGATGTCGATGCTTACGTCCGCAATTTGAGAAAAGGCCGCTTGAATGATTTTTGA
- a CDS encoding tetratricopeptide repeat protein has protein sequence MNKSDRPIRKFNPGTFQSDEEVIEQFAVGKHELDMVLGVLRGNIGSPSCQHVLVVAPRGRGKTMLLARVSAELNADEELFRCFLPVRFMEESHEIFDLADFWLETLFYVARESVGHDSALAQALREAHADLTDRWDEEALEDRARDTVLDAADRLGRKLVLMVENLQTLCEDVDDDFGWQLRGALESEPRIMLLATATSRFEGLEDAEEPFFELFRIIDLEPLGTEDCCRLWQVVSGDEVTEREIRPLEILTGGNPRLLVMVAEFAHHRSLRQLMEELVTLIDEHTEYFRSYLEALPRSERRVYLALIDFWRPSSTSEIAARARMGVRSVSTMLGRLVTRGAVVVEGTGRKRLYAAGEPLYSIYYKLRRERDEAIVMRSLIHFMMAFYGIGELYQMSGRLNLGAAIIREGIERALVEQPHVEDSFLRVAGSAIEYIPDRATANAPFSAELRLKEEIQSALDEKEFERVIEIGDHFIASGGVDASLMPESLVAYILHMRAIACEKLEDFQEVVAVCDEMVERFDDAGDQTLLARMARVLIHGARARYELGELDLTVSAYEDVIERFGSSDAPDFQFPVVLALLKQGDLQVQQGELDLAMSAYEDVIARFGTSDASGIQLMVALALSQKGDLQAQLGELDLAVSAYEDVIARFDTSDVPAIQVLVAWALSQKGMIQIKVGRMKEALLISEELEGRLGALADDEKVMFVWRARYVQALALLLRNRQRMAMDVFQSAYAVFLPDNETMMYEMLQLVPDLIANGAPERDLVGILLSRGKSDALEPLIVALRQRTGEVVRAPVEVLEVARDINRRIEFFRNV, from the coding sequence ATGAATAAGTCCGATCGGCCGATCCGCAAGTTCAATCCGGGGACGTTTCAGTCCGATGAGGAGGTGATTGAGCAGTTTGCGGTGGGGAAACACGAACTCGATATGGTGCTTGGGGTGCTGCGCGGGAATATCGGTTCACCATCGTGTCAGCACGTTCTGGTGGTCGCGCCCCGGGGTCGGGGAAAGACTATGTTGCTCGCGCGCGTCTCGGCGGAGTTGAATGCTGACGAGGAACTCTTTAGATGTTTTTTGCCGGTTCGGTTTATGGAGGAGAGTCACGAGATATTCGATCTCGCGGATTTTTGGCTCGAGACGCTGTTCTATGTTGCGCGGGAGAGTGTCGGGCACGATTCCGCGCTCGCGCAGGCGTTGCGAGAGGCGCACGCCGATCTGACTGATCGATGGGACGAGGAGGCGCTCGAAGATCGCGCCCGTGACACTGTCCTGGATGCGGCGGACCGATTGGGTAGGAAACTCGTTCTTATGGTGGAAAACCTGCAGACACTCTGCGAAGATGTGGATGACGATTTTGGCTGGCAACTGCGCGGCGCGTTGGAGTCCGAGCCTCGGATTATGCTGCTCGCTACTGCGACGAGTCGCTTTGAGGGGCTGGAAGATGCAGAGGAACCGTTCTTCGAGTTGTTCCGAATCATCGATCTGGAACCGCTGGGTACTGAGGACTGTTGCCGTCTGTGGCAGGTGGTCAGCGGCGATGAGGTGACAGAGCGCGAGATCAGGCCACTCGAGATTCTGACTGGGGGCAATCCCCGCCTTCTGGTTATGGTCGCTGAGTTCGCACACCACCGGTCGTTGCGCCAGTTGATGGAAGAATTGGTGACGCTGATTGACGAGCATACCGAGTATTTTCGCAGTTATCTGGAGGCTTTGCCCAGGAGCGAACGCCGCGTGTATCTCGCGTTGATTGATTTTTGGCGACCATCGAGTACGAGCGAGATCGCGGCGCGGGCGCGTATGGGGGTTCGGTCCGTATCAACTATGCTCGGTCGGCTTGTCACCCGGGGTGCGGTTGTTGTGGAGGGGACTGGCAGGAAGCGTTTGTACGCGGCAGGAGAACCTCTCTATAGCATCTATTACAAGCTGCGGCGCGAGCGCGACGAGGCGATAGTTATGAGAAGTCTGATCCATTTTATGATGGCGTTCTACGGGATAGGCGAGTTGTACCAGATGTCGGGGCGGCTGAATCTGGGGGCGGCGATTATTCGCGAGGGTATTGAGCGTGCGCTCGTCGAACAACCGCACGTTGAGGACAGTTTTTTGCGCGTGGCAGGGTCGGCCATCGAATATATACCGGACAGGGCGACGGCAAATGCACCATTCTCGGCGGAACTGCGTTTAAAAGAGGAGATCCAATCGGCGCTCGATGAGAAAGAATTTGAACGGGTTATCGAGATTGGGGACCATTTTATCGCTTCTGGAGGCGTGGATGCATCTCTCATGCCGGAGTCTCTCGTTGCCTACATATTGCATATGAGGGCTATTGCTTGTGAGAAATTGGAAGATTTCCAGGAGGTGGTCGCGGTCTGCGACGAGATGGTTGAGCGTTTCGACGATGCAGGTGACCAGACACTTCTGGCGCGGATGGCTCGGGTATTGATCCACGGGGCAAGAGCGAGATATGAACTCGGAGAGTTGGATCTGACGGTGTCGGCTTATGAGGATGTGATTGAGCGTTTTGGCTCCAGTGATGCTCCCGATTTCCAGTTCCCGGTCGTTCTGGCGTTGTTAAAGCAGGGAGATTTGCAAGTTCAACAGGGGGAGTTGGACCTGGCGATGTCGGCTTATGAGGATGTGATCGCGCGTTTTGGGACCAGCGATGCGTCGGGAATTCAACTTATGGTCGCTCTGGCATTGTCTCAAAAGGGAGATTTACAAGCCCAACTGGGAGAGTTGGATTTGGCAGTATCTGCGTATGAGGATGTGATCGCGCGTTTTGATACCAGCGATGTGCCAGCGATCCAGGTTCTGGTCGCCTGGGCATTGTCCCAAAAGGGTATGATACAAATTAAGGTAGGGCGTATGAAAGAAGCTTTGCTCATAAGTGAAGAGCTTGAGGGAAGACTCGGTGCGTTGGCTGACGATGAGAAGGTGATGTTTGTATGGCGAGCAAGGTATGTCCAGGCTTTGGCACTGCTGCTAAGGAACAGACAACGGATGGCTATGGATGTGTTTCAGTCGGCGTATGCTGTGTTCTTACCTGACAACGAGACGATGATGTACGAGATGCTACAACTCGTGCCCGATTTGATCGCAAACGGTGCTCCTGAGCGCGATCTTGTCGGGATTCTTCTGTCCAGGGGCAAATCCGATGCGCTGGAACCTCTTATTGTTGCCTTGCGACAGCGTACCGGCGAGGTGGTTCGCGCGCCTGTGGAGGTTCTCGAGGTCGCGAGGGATATCAATAGGCGTATTGAGTTTTTCCGGAATGTATAA
- a CDS encoding metal-dependent hydrolase gives MTAPTHIAFGLLTVAGSFSFFSLPLHRSLPAVACAIIGSVLPDIDSPHSYIGRVLPFASIPIERQWGHRTITHSLLCLLALSVMIWPLLIYQIPCYAALLLGYMSHIVADCATKSGVPLFYPYSAVCVFPGSAKYRIKTGSKGERCLLIGLVCMLLIFLPVLHMGGIWKSFRYLMATPPAAYADYRQADTETILAFEGRWRHTREHIRGEGVILDARPAMFWIIYNGQVQTCGEHGAILPDKVRVRETDHPVRIQTLQLKNKTWEELVKQIPENSFASGQLKATETFSPGRETPNTITVTLRTLKFQFTQKVDISRLQPVPQNLSERKKNLSEEILRICEKLEIAKMAYPPIHYLELRRMEQELTEKKQEIEKLKRAHVRFSGTLYIRILGNT, from the coding sequence ATGACCGCACCCACACACATCGCATTTGGCCTGCTCACCGTAGCGGGATCCTTTTCGTTCTTCTCCCTGCCCCTTCACCGCAGTCTCCCCGCTGTCGCATGCGCCATCATAGGAAGCGTGCTCCCGGATATAGATTCCCCGCACAGTTATATCGGTCGCGTGCTCCCGTTTGCATCTATCCCCATCGAGAGACAATGGGGACACCGCACAATCACACACTCGCTGCTCTGCCTCCTCGCCCTATCGGTCATGATCTGGCCCCTGCTCATCTATCAAATCCCGTGTTACGCGGCCTTGCTCCTGGGCTACATGAGCCATATAGTCGCCGATTGCGCCACCAAAAGCGGCGTACCCCTATTTTATCCCTATTCAGCGGTCTGTGTCTTCCCTGGCAGCGCAAAATACAGAATCAAAACCGGATCTAAGGGAGAACGCTGCCTGTTAATCGGACTCGTATGTATGCTCCTGATATTCCTGCCCGTATTGCACATGGGAGGCATCTGGAAATCATTCAGATACCTCATGGCCACGCCCCCTGCTGCATACGCAGATTACCGACAAGCCGACACAGAAACCATCTTAGCCTTTGAAGGACGCTGGCGACACACGCGGGAGCACATACGCGGAGAAGGCGTGATCCTCGATGCCAGGCCCGCCATGTTCTGGATCATATACAACGGACAGGTTCAAACGTGCGGAGAACACGGTGCCATCTTACCGGACAAAGTGCGCGTGCGCGAGACGGACCACCCCGTGAGAATTCAGACGCTCCAATTGAAAAACAAAACCTGGGAAGAGCTGGTAAAGCAAATCCCCGAAAACAGTTTTGCATCTGGACAGCTCAAAGCAACTGAAACATTCTCCCCCGGGCGTGAAACCCCCAATACCATCACCGTCACCCTCCGGACATTGAAATTTCAATTTACCCAAAAAGTAGATATCTCGCGGCTTCAGCCCGTCCCTCAAAATTTATCAGAACGCAAAAAAAATCTATCAGAAGAAATATTGAGAATTTGTGAAAAACTGGAAATCGCAAAAATGGCTTATCCGCCAATTCACTATCTCGAATTGAGGCGGATGGAACAAGAACTTACAGAAAAAAAGCAAGAAATCGAAAAACTGAAACGCGCACATGTGCGATTCAGCGGCACATTATACATTCGCATATTGGGAAACACATAA
- a CDS encoding dockerin type I domain-containing protein, which produces MGRRAVLLAIILFAGKSAHAQVPPIFIPGTELHDIYCRACAHFFPEVLPADSEFRLDRAICGTSAIRGLTANWDRLPPAAKEAFAFLQQRPILSHSILSSGGHFKIHYDTVGIHAVAPTDTDANGVPDYVDEAARVFEDVWDLEINQLGYNPPPSDGDGVYDVYIKNLAFLRAYGYAWPIVPRELTTPSYIEIDNNYAENIYESRGLDGLRVTAAHEFFHAIQFGYYADFAAAWWQEATATWMEDVAYPEVNDFYQYMSCPSYYSCFYDDPEASLDKDSGSRHPFGASIFAHHVEQVYGADVIKGVWELLKKRDSSKYSLSLIDDGMPLGEFAQVMPRFAAWNYLTDERARPGYYVEARDLPSIKHANIPLGTGGSFEGSETVDHLGTTYLRVDTSNIFGGLRGVFSLDDQGDWTLLVMLISPSGVELLYPRGTTVIIPGANRFDEVVFIVMETSLSGERRRVNYTLSTGGSMATDLVCDVDGDGRVAFSDFLRFGNGFKLLHTDSNYDPKLDFNGDGPVDFLDFLIFVSHFGELR; this is translated from the coding sequence ATGGGGAGACGTGCTGTTTTGTTGGCGATTATTTTATTCGCGGGTAAATCCGCGCATGCACAAGTCCCGCCCATTTTTATACCCGGGACTGAATTGCACGATATTTACTGTCGTGCGTGTGCCCATTTTTTCCCCGAAGTTCTGCCCGCTGATAGCGAGTTTCGACTGGATAGGGCGATTTGTGGGACATCGGCAATAAGGGGTTTAACCGCGAATTGGGATCGTTTGCCTCCCGCAGCCAAGGAGGCATTTGCGTTTCTCCAGCAGCGCCCTATTCTGAGTCATTCAATTCTGTCTTCGGGGGGGCATTTCAAAATTCACTACGATACGGTGGGGATACACGCCGTTGCTCCAACCGATACAGACGCCAATGGTGTACCGGATTATGTCGATGAGGCCGCGCGGGTTTTTGAGGATGTTTGGGATTTGGAGATCAATCAACTGGGCTATAATCCCCCTCCATCCGATGGCGATGGTGTTTACGATGTGTATATTAAAAATCTCGCCTTTCTGCGGGCTTATGGCTATGCTTGGCCGATTGTACCTAGAGAGTTGACAACGCCGAGTTATATAGAAATTGACAATAATTATGCAGAGAATATTTACGAGTCACGCGGATTGGATGGTTTGCGCGTGACGGCTGCACACGAGTTTTTTCACGCGATTCAATTTGGGTATTATGCCGATTTTGCCGCTGCGTGGTGGCAGGAAGCCACGGCGACCTGGATGGAGGATGTAGCCTATCCCGAAGTAAATGATTTTTATCAGTACATGAGTTGCCCGAGCTATTATTCGTGTTTCTACGACGATCCCGAAGCGTCATTGGACAAAGATTCTGGAAGTCGCCATCCTTTCGGCGCGTCGATTTTTGCCCATCACGTCGAGCAGGTTTATGGAGCGGATGTGATCAAAGGCGTTTGGGAGTTGCTCAAAAAACGCGATTCGAGCAAATACAGTTTGTCGCTTATTGATGATGGAATGCCTCTGGGCGAATTTGCCCAGGTGATGCCGCGGTTTGCCGCGTGGAATTATTTGACGGATGAGCGTGCCCGCCCCGGGTATTATGTTGAAGCGCGCGATTTGCCCTCGATAAAGCATGCCAATATACCCCTCGGCACAGGTGGTTCTTTTGAAGGGTCTGAAACGGTTGATCATTTGGGGACGACATATTTGCGCGTAGATACTTCAAATATCTTTGGCGGGCTTCGAGGGGTGTTTTCGCTGGATGACCAGGGGGACTGGACGTTGCTGGTTATGCTAATCTCTCCGTCCGGTGTCGAACTATTGTACCCACGCGGGACAACGGTGATAATTCCAGGAGCCAACCGTTTTGACGAGGTAGTATTTATTGTGATGGAAACATCGCTTTCGGGAGAAAGGCGGCGCGTGAATTACACGCTGTCAACGGGCGGAAGCATGGCGACGGATCTCGTATGTGATGTCGATGGCGATGGGCGCGTTGCATTTTCCGACTTTCTGCGCTTTGGGAATGGTTTTAAGCTTTTGCACACGGATAGTAATTACGATCCAAAATTGGATTTCAACGGGGATGGCCCCGTTGATTTTCTGGATTTTCTCATTTTTGTTTCCCATTTTGGTGAATTGCGTTAA